Part of the Acidimicrobiia bacterium genome is shown below.
GCTCACTTGCTGGCCGATCGTTGCGGAACATTCCAGCAACTCTTGCCGCAACAACTCGTCCCCATTGGCGGTTTCCAACGTTTTTAATTGTTTCTCAAAACCCACCAGTATCTGTACCAACAAATCAGCAGGGTCAATGTTGTTTACTTTTACTGCAGCCAGCGAGGTTGCCCCGGGTGGGCCATCATCGTTCAGCGGCCAACCGATGTTGCAGCCCATGCCCACGATCACTGTTTGTGGATCGTGTGGGGTGCCTTGGGCCAAAATGCCCGCCACTTTGCCGCCGGCGCTTAGCAGCACGTCGTTGGGCCATTTGACCTGGGCCTCCACGGCTAAAGCTTTAAGCGCATTGACTAGAGCCAAGGCCAAGGCTGGGGTCACCAACGGCGTTCGTTCGGGTGGTGCTACCAACTGCACGACCACAGAAAACAAGAGGTTTGCGCCAGGTGGTGCTTCCCATGTGCGGTCTAAGCGTCCGCGGCCTGCGGTTTGGTGTTGCGCAGTGAGCACCAAACCTTTTTCATCAGTCCGTAACAACAAATCGGCATTAGTGGAGCCCGTTTCGGGCACAGTTTCCACACACCCAAACCGAGTGCCATCGAGCTTTTTTTGCTGTTCGGACGACAAAGTGAGTGGTTTAGGGTGCAGGTCGGCGTTCATGCGGGCAACCTTAGGGCATGTTTAACAAAGTTTTGATCGCTAACCGTGGGGAAATTGCTGTTCGAGTCATTCGGGCCTGCCAAGAAATGGGTATCGCTACGGTGGCCGTGTATTCAGATTTGGACCGTGAGGCTTTGCATACTCGTTTGGCCGATGAGGCTTATGCCCTGCCTGGGCAAACGGCGGCCGAGACTTACTTAGATACTGAAGCCATTTTGGCCATCATTGAGCGCAGTGGCGCCGATGCAGTTCATCCGGGGTATGGGTTTTTCTCGGAGAACGCCGATTTTGCTCGGGCGATT
Proteins encoded:
- a CDS encoding biotin--[acetyl-CoA-carboxylase] ligase, whose product is MNADLHPKPLTLSSEQQKKLDGTRFGCVETVPETGSTNADLLLRTDEKGLVLTAQHQTAGRGRLDRTWEAPPGANLLFSVVVQLVAPPERTPLVTPALALALVNALKALAVEAQVKWPNDVLLSAGGKVAGILAQGTPHDPQTVIVGMGCNIGWPLNDDGPPGATSLAAVKVNNIDPADLLVQILVGFEKQLKTLETANGDELLRQELLECSATIGQQVSVEQSVGDLTGRAVDFKTSGELVIENEEGRQVISVGDVVHLRAL